One Brevibacterium spongiae DNA segment encodes these proteins:
- a CDS encoding LysR substrate-binding domain-containing protein yields MEQSSEPRGASLTGLRELVALADEDGHLTDAAAALGIPQSTMSRRIHGLESHLGVPLTVPRGRAIGLTDTARDLVAAVRTPLREIHTALTDITEAADPEHGTIRFGFPLTMGAGEVPDLLAAFRSEHPGIRLDLKQAHGAELVDDLQRGVLDLAIIIPPSPEVPHDILASQTIVAAVPADHRLADQTEVTVAQLADEDFISTPATYNLRELTDRWCEAAGFVPHVTIEVTEFPTIREFVGRGMGVALIPRAVRPMDSIAEVELRGPGYVREIALCTAVRRSSRVVQRLRDYIAEHSPAWGTSPHRPR; encoded by the coding sequence ATGGAACAGTCATCCGAGCCCAGGGGCGCTTCGCTGACGGGACTGAGGGAACTCGTTGCCCTGGCCGATGAGGACGGGCACCTGACCGACGCGGCAGCGGCGCTCGGCATTCCCCAGTCGACGATGAGCCGGCGCATCCACGGACTCGAGAGCCACCTCGGCGTGCCGCTGACCGTCCCACGCGGACGGGCCATCGGGCTGACGGATACGGCCCGGGATCTCGTCGCGGCGGTGCGCACGCCCCTGCGCGAGATCCACACCGCGCTGACAGACATCACCGAGGCGGCCGACCCCGAACACGGAACCATCCGGTTCGGGTTCCCGCTGACGATGGGCGCCGGCGAGGTCCCCGACCTGCTGGCCGCCTTCAGGAGCGAGCATCCGGGCATACGCCTCGATCTCAAACAGGCTCACGGTGCCGAACTCGTCGACGATCTGCAGCGAGGCGTCCTCGATCTGGCGATCATCATCCCGCCCTCGCCGGAGGTCCCGCACGACATCCTCGCGAGCCAGACGATCGTCGCGGCCGTGCCCGCCGACCATCGGCTCGCCGATCAGACCGAGGTCACCGTGGCGCAGCTGGCAGACGAGGATTTCATCTCCACCCCGGCGACGTACAACCTGCGGGAGCTGACCGACCGCTGGTGCGAGGCCGCCGGCTTCGTCCCGCACGTCACGATCGAAGTCACGGAGTTTCCCACGATCCGCGAATTCGTCGGCAGGGGGATGGGTGTGGCTCTCATCCCGCGCGCGGTGCGCCCGATGGACTCGATCGCCGAGGTGGAGCTGCGGGGGCCCGGCTACGTCCGTGAGATCGCTCTGTGCACGGCCGTGCGCAGGTCCAGCCGCGTCGTCCAGAGGCTGCGCGATTACATCGCAGAGCACAGCCCCGCATGGGGAACGTCGCCGCATCGACCTCGATAG
- a CDS encoding iron ABC transporter permease produces the protein MTAPTTAPTAAEETMETAAADRRGGGIVGALSGAGVLLALVVALAVLSAWHITQGTSGIGVRDLLASVVGADSSLAEAGPGARDILLGSRLPRVGAGILVGVALGVAGVLFQSLARNPLASPDTLAVTGGAYFAVTVVTAFGIGIPMWASGGVAFVGGLLAAALVLGLAGGAAASTTRLVLAGTATAMALQAGTSTLLILFAEETTSLFSWGSGTLNQLDGTAAIRSVPVIGAVTVGAILLSRRLDLLGLGDDAASVLGVPIRSTRAIGVLFAVVLTATAVTLAGPIGFVGLCAPVIARLLARVVPVLGRHAVMIPATGLIGAIIVILADAVLRAIVGATEAITLPSGVTTTILGAIALVLLARSMRTAGPAQATSAARSTLIGSRRTGMTIGLGLVVLICVAVLGLLTGERFYLLGDVLLWFQDRAAPVIDFAFDSRAPRVAAALAAGAALGLSGTLVQASARNPLAEPGLLGITGGAGLGAVIVVTLIPGAGIGLVSTVGILGALIAFAIVYGLSWRGGMNTDRLVLIGIGLWFGFTSLTTLFLVRANPWDTPALFTWLSGSTYGRVWADVAPVALVLLVAVPAAFVWTRELDLLALDDDTPRLVGIPREPVRLAVLIIAAVLAAVSVSAVGVVGFIGLVAPHAARALVGGRHLRVVPTAMILGAVGLVAADAVGRTVIAPAQIPAGLIVALIGAPYFVYLLARSRA, from the coding sequence ATGACCGCGCCCACGACCGCCCCGACCGCGGCTGAGGAGACGATGGAGACGGCTGCCGCGGATCGTCGCGGCGGCGGGATCGTCGGTGCGCTCTCGGGAGCGGGAGTGCTGCTCGCCCTCGTCGTCGCTCTCGCCGTCCTCTCTGCCTGGCACATCACGCAGGGCACCTCGGGGATCGGTGTCCGTGATCTGCTGGCTTCCGTCGTCGGTGCGGACTCCTCCCTCGCCGAGGCGGGTCCCGGTGCCCGTGACATCCTCTTGGGGTCGCGGCTGCCGCGCGTGGGCGCGGGGATCCTCGTCGGTGTCGCGCTCGGTGTCGCCGGGGTTCTGTTCCAGTCTCTGGCGCGCAACCCCTTGGCCTCGCCGGACACGCTCGCCGTCACGGGCGGCGCGTACTTCGCTGTCACTGTGGTCACGGCCTTCGGTATCGGGATCCCGATGTGGGCCTCCGGTGGTGTCGCATTCGTCGGCGGTCTGCTGGCCGCGGCGCTCGTGCTCGGCCTCGCGGGAGGCGCGGCCGCCTCGACGACCCGCCTGGTCCTTGCGGGTACTGCCACGGCCATGGCTCTGCAGGCCGGAACGTCGACGCTGCTCATCCTCTTCGCCGAAGAGACGACGAGCCTCTTCTCCTGGGGTTCGGGCACCCTCAATCAGCTCGATGGCACGGCCGCCATCCGCAGCGTCCCCGTCATCGGCGCCGTCACCGTCGGAGCGATCCTGTTGTCCCGGCGTCTGGATCTGCTCGGCCTCGGCGATGATGCGGCGTCGGTGCTCGGTGTCCCGATCCGTTCGACGCGGGCGATCGGCGTTCTCTTCGCCGTCGTCCTCACCGCCACGGCGGTGACGCTGGCCGGGCCGATCGGCTTCGTCGGGCTCTGCGCTCCGGTCATCGCCCGCCTGCTGGCCCGGGTGGTTCCGGTGCTCGGCAGACATGCGGTGATGATCCCGGCCACGGGTCTCATCGGGGCGATCATCGTCATCCTCGCCGATGCCGTGTTGCGGGCGATCGTCGGCGCCACCGAGGCGATCACGCTGCCGTCGGGTGTGACGACGACGATCCTCGGAGCGATCGCGCTCGTCCTCCTCGCCAGATCGATGCGGACCGCCGGGCCGGCGCAGGCAACCTCGGCGGCGAGGTCGACGCTGATCGGTTCGCGGCGGACGGGCATGACCATCGGTCTCGGACTTGTGGTCCTCATCTGTGTTGCAGTGCTCGGTCTGCTCACCGGGGAACGGTTCTACCTCCTCGGCGATGTGCTGCTCTGGTTCCAGGATCGGGCAGCCCCGGTCATCGACTTCGCGTTCGACTCCCGTGCTCCACGTGTCGCCGCAGCGCTGGCGGCCGGTGCCGCGCTGGGACTCTCGGGCACCCTCGTCCAGGCCAGTGCGCGCAATCCTCTGGCCGAACCCGGACTGCTCGGCATCACCGGCGGGGCGGGTCTCGGCGCGGTCATCGTCGTCACACTGATCCCGGGCGCAGGGATCGGTCTCGTCTCCACCGTCGGCATCCTCGGCGCGCTCATCGCTTTCGCCATCGTCTACGGACTGTCCTGGCGCGGCGGGATGAATACCGACCGGCTCGTCCTCATCGGCATCGGACTGTGGTTCGGATTCACCTCCCTGACCACTCTGTTCCTCGTCCGCGCGAACCCGTGGGACACCCCTGCCCTGTTCACGTGGCTGTCCGGGTCCACCTATGGTCGGGTGTGGGCCGATGTCGCCCCGGTCGCTCTCGTGTTGCTCGTCGCCGTTCCCGCGGCCTTCGTCTGGACGCGTGAGCTCGACCTGCTCGCCCTCGATGACGATACGCCGAGGCTCGTCGGCATTCCGCGCGAACCGGTGCGATTGGCCGTGCTCATCATCGCCGCCGTGCTCGCGGCGGTGAGTGTCTCGGCTGTCGGCGTCGTCGGCTTCATCGGCCTCGTCGCCCCACATGCCGCCCGCGCATTGGTCGGCGGCAGACACCTGCGGGTGGTGCCGACGGCGATGATTCTCGGTGCCGTGGGCCTCGTCGCCGCCGATGCCGTGGGGCGCACCGTCATCGCCCCGGCGCAGATTCCGGCTGGGCTCATCGTCGCTCTCATTGGTGCGCCGTACTTCGTCTACCTGCTGGCGCGTTCGCGGGCGTAA
- a CDS encoding ABC transporter substrate-binding protein, with protein MTRTALPRTALTFASATAICALALTGCGTTNTEAPADAKSQTSASCADDSSSTSAGPVTVTDDTGHEISLDEPAAKVVSLEWQYTEDLLSLCVDPTAVADAKGFTTWDTAETLPEDVTDVGTRQEPNVESILSADPDLVIIERADRKDKIVGQLEDQGIPVMAMAGANGEDPVKYMKDTFTTVAQATGRTERAESVLSDFDAKLEESKKAIAEADPASKEFVYFDGWVNGSNVAIRPFGQGSLIGELGEELGLKNAWTGEVDPAYGLGQTDIEGISKVGDANFFYTGTEDPESEDYVELLKKNDIWANIPAVEDDRTFAFPAGIWTFGGPKSSEQVLDAYVDALTK; from the coding sequence ATGACCCGAACAGCACTGCCGCGCACCGCTCTCACCTTCGCTTCGGCGACGGCGATCTGCGCCCTCGCCCTCACCGGATGCGGGACTACGAACACCGAGGCGCCCGCCGATGCGAAGTCGCAGACCTCCGCCTCGTGCGCGGACGACTCGAGCAGCACCTCGGCGGGGCCGGTGACCGTCACGGACGACACCGGCCACGAGATCTCGCTCGATGAGCCGGCCGCGAAGGTCGTCTCGCTCGAGTGGCAGTACACCGAGGATCTCCTGTCCCTGTGCGTCGATCCGACGGCCGTGGCCGATGCGAAGGGCTTCACCACCTGGGACACCGCGGAGACGCTGCCCGAGGACGTCACCGATGTCGGCACCCGCCAGGAGCCCAATGTCGAATCGATCCTCTCAGCCGACCCCGACCTCGTCATCATCGAGCGTGCCGACCGCAAGGACAAGATCGTCGGCCAACTCGAGGACCAGGGCATCCCGGTCATGGCGATGGCCGGAGCGAACGGCGAGGACCCCGTGAAGTACATGAAGGACACCTTCACCACAGTGGCGCAGGCGACCGGCCGCACCGAACGCGCCGAGTCCGTGCTCAGCGACTTCGATGCGAAGCTCGAGGAGTCGAAGAAGGCCATCGCCGAGGCGGACCCCGCCTCCAAGGAATTCGTCTACTTCGACGGCTGGGTCAATGGGTCGAACGTCGCCATCCGCCCGTTCGGGCAGGGTTCGCTCATCGGTGAGCTCGGCGAGGAGCTGGGATTGAAGAACGCATGGACCGGCGAGGTCGATCCCGCCTATGGCCTCGGCCAGACCGACATCGAAGGAATTTCGAAGGTCGGCGACGCGAACTTCTTCTACACCGGCACCGAAGATCCGGAGTCCGAGGATTATGTCGAGCTGCTGAAGAAGAACGACATCTGGGCGAACATCCCGGCTGTCGAGGACGACCGCACCTTCGCATTCCCGGCCGGCATCTGGACCTTCGGCGGCCCCAAGTCCTCCGAACAGGTCCTCGACGCCTATGTCGATGCACTGACGAAGTAA
- a CDS encoding ABC transporter ATP-binding protein, whose amino-acid sequence MVNSIALTAVGLTLGYERTEVVHDVSLSIAPGRVTALLGPNGSGKSTVLRSLARLHPIASGDVTVTVDGADEQSGALSAKEFARVVTLLSQSRPHPSGLSVREVVAFGRHPHRRRFAGLTADDRSAIDRALGLTGTTPMADRPVDQLSGGELQRVWLATCLAQDTGVLLLDEPTNHLDLRFQAEILDLMRELADDHGIAVGVVLHDLGHAATVADHVVLLDHGRIRSTGTCEEVFTAEVLSEVYGLPISTRIDAETGLVKVEPVHRRQRRPAVPH is encoded by the coding sequence ATTGTGAATTCGATTGCATTGACCGCGGTCGGTCTGACTCTCGGTTACGAGCGGACCGAGGTCGTCCACGACGTGAGCCTGTCGATCGCCCCGGGACGGGTGACGGCTCTGCTCGGGCCCAATGGCTCGGGCAAGTCGACAGTCCTGCGCTCCCTGGCTCGCCTCCACCCGATCGCCTCCGGCGACGTCACGGTCACCGTCGACGGAGCTGACGAACAGTCCGGTGCCCTGAGCGCCAAGGAGTTCGCGCGGGTCGTCACGCTCCTGTCACAGTCTCGCCCGCACCCGTCGGGGCTGAGCGTCCGCGAGGTCGTCGCCTTCGGCCGCCACCCGCACCGCAGGCGCTTCGCCGGGCTCACCGCGGATGATCGCAGTGCCATCGACCGTGCTCTCGGACTCACGGGCACCACGCCGATGGCCGACCGGCCGGTGGATCAGCTCTCCGGCGGTGAACTCCAGCGCGTCTGGCTGGCCACCTGCCTGGCCCAGGACACCGGCGTGCTGCTGCTCGACGAGCCGACGAACCATCTCGATCTGCGTTTCCAGGCCGAAATCCTCGACCTCATGCGCGAACTCGCCGATGATCACGGCATCGCCGTCGGCGTCGTCCTCCACGACCTCGGACATGCGGCCACCGTCGCCGATCACGTGGTCCTGCTTGACCACGGCCGCATCCGTTCGACCGGCACCTGCGAGGAGGTCTTCACCGCCGAGGTCCTCAGCGAGGTCTACGGCCTGCCCATCTCCACCCGCATCGATGCGGAGACGGGACTGGTCAAGGTCGAGCCGGTGCACCGCCGACAGCGCCGACCCGCCGTCCCCCACTGA
- a CDS encoding metallophosphoesterase family protein, whose product MRFIATGDWQLGMTAHFLSDEARPRFHRARLDAVARIGELAAEKDAEFVLVCGDVFETNQLDRAIIARTFEVLNSFTVPVVLLPGNHDPLDASSIYDSPAFTSRVPSHVHVLRDSAPFAVVPGAEIVGAPWFSKRPQGDLVAAATKDLAEAAPGSVRIIAGHGAVSVLDPDRESLATIDTDHLRTLLREDRAQFVALGDRHATFEVADRIWYPGAPEVTSRREDDPGNVLLVDIDADTHRTEVEKIHVGAWSFTVIEADLNSADDVADFEQRMNGLADKDRTAVWLILRGTLPTAAKARLDELLDHFADLFALVSLWERHTDLAVIAADEDFADLGLSGYLQETLDELSARAAADDDSAIAAQDALGLLFRFARSTS is encoded by the coding sequence ATGAGATTCATCGCCACGGGGGACTGGCAGCTGGGCATGACAGCGCATTTCCTCAGCGACGAGGCGCGCCCGCGATTCCATCGCGCCCGGCTCGACGCGGTCGCGCGCATCGGTGAGCTGGCAGCCGAGAAGGACGCAGAGTTCGTCCTCGTCTGCGGTGACGTCTTCGAGACCAACCAGCTCGACCGGGCGATCATCGCCCGCACCTTCGAAGTCCTCAACTCCTTCACCGTCCCCGTCGTCCTCCTTCCGGGCAACCACGACCCCCTGGATGCCTCGTCGATCTATGACTCACCTGCCTTCACCTCACGGGTGCCGTCCCATGTCCACGTGCTGCGCGACAGCGCACCCTTCGCCGTCGTGCCCGGTGCTGAGATCGTCGGCGCCCCGTGGTTCTCCAAACGCCCCCAGGGGGACCTCGTCGCCGCTGCGACGAAAGACCTCGCCGAGGCGGCTCCCGGTTCTGTGCGCATCATCGCCGGCCACGGTGCGGTGAGCGTCCTCGACCCGGACCGGGAATCGCTGGCCACGATCGACACCGACCATCTCCGGACGCTGCTGCGCGAGGACCGGGCCCAATTCGTCGCCCTCGGTGACCGGCACGCCACCTTCGAAGTCGCCGACCGCATCTGGTATCCCGGTGCGCCCGAGGTGACCTCCAGGCGAGAGGACGATCCCGGCAACGTCCTTCTCGTCGACATCGACGCCGACACTCATCGGACCGAGGTCGAGAAGATCCACGTCGGCGCCTGGAGCTTCACCGTCATCGAGGCCGATCTCAATTCGGCCGACGACGTCGCCGATTTCGAACAGCGGATGAACGGCTTGGCCGACAAGGACCGCACTGCGGTGTGGCTGATCCTGCGCGGCACCCTGCCGACGGCGGCGAAGGCCAGACTGGATGAGCTCCTCGACCACTTCGCCGACCTGTTCGCCCTCGTGTCTCTGTGGGAGAGGCACACGGACCTCGCGGTCATCGCCGCTGATGAGGACTTCGCCGATCTCGGACTCAGTGGGTACCTGCAGGAGACGCTCGACGAGCTCTCTGCCCGTGCCGCCGCCGATGACGACTCTGCGATCGCCGCCCAGGACGCCCTCGGCCTGCTCTTCCGATTCGCCAGGAGCACCTCATGA
- a CDS encoding AAA family ATPase, with protein sequence MRLHSIRLVDYRGITDATVEFGPGVTIVEGPNEIGKSSIHQAITQLREDKASSRKASVKDTQPVGSDVGPQVELHLSTGDFELRYGKRWLKQPFTELNILRPVPEQLSGDEAHERFLSILDETVDVDLLDALDVAQGRSLAQASLAEIKALHGALSESGEAPADHDAFLDRIESEYLRFFTAKGKETGDLRRLTEELPAAEEQYTALVARSEDMDALVDRHARAAERLQTVREQLGQAMNERDEAQEAAQELSGLKAELERAQEAAETGRREEQRTEEAWNRRRELIAEAAAAEKTVQATAADRDKLADREHEQDAEFGRAQKALEDKQAELDTARTAAKSASANLARARARREVRDLRKRLTSVREQERRAAEAKATIGAIAVTAKDVEHLSGLVTEVRIATKAKTAAAAQIIARRLGDTDVSIDGVQLAADDREEFAVVKDTRILIDSVVDITVRPGQSPAELDRAVDEAESELDSELERLGVTSLDQARERADVRTSAEAILAEATSTLRALIGNDDRAGLDAALSRAEHLADESGESNRNGTQPGAGDTDEAGSDVDLDVDSEDDSDVGSEVSSEVSSTMIEELEAAVEETAAAVETAQDAVESARLTLDSARNGRDETRVASVRSQAQHEQSTMTLENLTARLAADREAQSDEELESALAGAQERTETLAADATAARERYAAADPETLEMRLQNALQLVDSKQRQQEADRQEVDRLSALIDDRAGEGIYDKLKAAQEALETLQTKLARLRRQANAISLLRETVRTHKEEAQRKYVAPFKEQIERLGRVIFGQGLSVEISEDLEIVSRTLDGRTVGFESLSGGTKEQLALLGRLAVATLVDETSGAPVILDDAFGFADEKRLAALNVILGNVGRNAQVILLTCQPGRFGAIGGAETVSLA encoded by the coding sequence ATGAGACTCCATTCCATCCGCCTTGTCGACTACCGCGGGATCACCGATGCCACTGTCGAATTCGGTCCCGGCGTGACGATCGTCGAAGGGCCGAACGAGATCGGAAAGTCCTCGATCCACCAGGCCATCACCCAGCTGCGCGAGGACAAAGCCAGCTCCCGCAAGGCCAGCGTCAAGGACACCCAGCCGGTCGGCTCCGATGTCGGCCCTCAGGTCGAACTGCATCTGAGCACCGGAGACTTCGAACTCCGATACGGCAAACGCTGGCTCAAACAGCCCTTCACGGAACTGAACATCCTGCGCCCTGTTCCCGAGCAGCTCAGCGGCGACGAAGCCCATGAGCGATTTCTGTCCATCCTCGACGAAACGGTCGACGTCGATCTGCTCGACGCGCTCGACGTCGCTCAGGGCAGAAGTCTTGCTCAGGCCTCGTTGGCTGAGATCAAAGCGCTGCACGGAGCACTCAGCGAATCGGGCGAGGCGCCCGCTGACCACGATGCGTTCCTCGATCGGATCGAATCCGAATATCTGAGATTCTTCACGGCCAAAGGCAAAGAGACCGGAGACCTCCGCAGACTCACCGAAGAGCTCCCCGCTGCTGAAGAGCAGTACACGGCCCTCGTTGCACGCAGTGAGGACATGGACGCACTCGTTGATCGCCACGCTCGTGCCGCCGAACGGCTGCAGACGGTGCGAGAGCAGCTGGGGCAGGCCATGAACGAACGAGACGAGGCGCAGGAGGCGGCGCAGGAGCTGTCCGGACTCAAGGCCGAACTCGAGCGGGCGCAGGAGGCCGCAGAGACGGGGCGGCGCGAAGAGCAGAGGACAGAAGAAGCCTGGAATCGGCGACGGGAACTGATCGCCGAAGCTGCAGCGGCGGAGAAGACCGTGCAGGCGACCGCCGCCGACCGTGACAAGCTCGCAGATCGAGAACACGAACAGGATGCAGAATTCGGCCGGGCGCAGAAGGCCCTTGAGGACAAGCAGGCCGAACTCGATACCGCGCGCACCGCTGCGAAGTCCGCGTCCGCGAACCTCGCACGGGCCCGCGCCCGCCGCGAAGTCAGAGACCTGCGCAAGCGGCTGACGAGCGTCCGCGAACAGGAGCGCAGAGCAGCCGAAGCGAAGGCGACGATCGGAGCGATCGCGGTCACGGCGAAAGACGTCGAACACCTCTCCGGTCTCGTCACCGAGGTGCGCATCGCGACCAAGGCGAAGACCGCGGCGGCCGCGCAGATCATCGCCCGACGGCTCGGGGACACGGACGTGAGCATCGACGGAGTGCAGCTGGCCGCCGACGACCGTGAAGAGTTCGCCGTCGTCAAGGACACGCGGATCCTCATCGATTCCGTCGTCGACATCACTGTGCGACCCGGCCAGTCTCCGGCCGAACTCGACCGAGCCGTCGACGAAGCCGAGTCCGAACTCGACTCCGAGCTCGAACGTCTCGGGGTGACCTCACTCGACCAGGCCAGAGAGCGCGCAGATGTGCGCACCAGTGCTGAAGCGATTCTCGCCGAGGCGACATCGACCCTGCGTGCGCTCATCGGCAATGACGACCGCGCCGGACTCGACGCAGCTTTGTCGCGGGCAGAACATCTGGCCGATGAGTCGGGGGAGTCGAACCGAAATGGCACCCAACCCGGAGCCGGGGACACCGACGAGGCTGGATCGGACGTTGACTTGGACGTGGATTCGGAAGATGACTCGGACGTCGGCTCGGAAGTCAGCTCGGAAGTCAGCTCGACGATGATCGAGGAGCTCGAAGCCGCTGTCGAGGAGACTGCAGCAGCCGTCGAGACCGCACAGGACGCCGTCGAATCCGCCCGTCTCACGCTCGATTCGGCGCGGAACGGCCGGGATGAGACGAGAGTCGCATCCGTGCGATCGCAGGCTCAGCATGAGCAGTCGACGATGACACTTGAGAACCTCACAGCGCGACTTGCCGCTGACCGAGAAGCGCAGTCCGATGAGGAATTGGAGTCAGCGCTCGCCGGTGCCCAGGAGCGGACGGAGACGCTGGCAGCAGACGCGACCGCGGCCCGTGAACGCTATGCGGCCGCCGACCCGGAGACCTTGGAGATGCGGCTGCAGAACGCACTCCAGCTCGTCGACAGCAAGCAGAGGCAGCAGGAGGCGGATCGGCAGGAGGTCGACCGGCTCTCCGCGCTCATCGACGACCGGGCAGGCGAGGGCATCTACGACAAGCTCAAAGCGGCTCAGGAAGCTCTCGAGACCCTGCAGACGAAGCTCGCACGTCTGCGCCGTCAGGCGAACGCGATCAGCCTGCTGCGAGAGACCGTGCGCACACACAAGGAAGAGGCCCAGCGGAAGTACGTGGCACCGTTCAAGGAACAGATCGAACGGTTGGGGCGCGTGATCTTCGGGCAGGGGCTGTCGGTGGAGATCTCCGAGGACCTCGAGATCGTCTCCCGCACACTGGACGGCAGAACCGTGGGCTTCGAATCACTGTCGGGCGGAACGAAAGAGCAGCTGGCACTCCTCGGCCGGCTCGCCGTGGCGACACTGGTCGATGAGACCTCGGGTGCACCGGTGATCCTCGACGACGCCTTCGGCTTCGCCGACGAGAAGCGTCTGGCCGCCCTCAACGTCATCCTCGGCAACGTCGGACGCAACGCGCAGGTCATCCTGCTCACCTGTCAGCCGGGCCGCTTCGGTGCGATCGGCGGAGCGGAGACCGTCAGCCTGGCCTGA
- a CDS encoding class I adenylate-forming enzyme family protein: protein MTNSWFDSRPWLTTLGDVVQEPLVLPDSTPLADLAATVAAHGDAEGITYYGFSLTWAEFDRWSTAFAAFLTPQGIQRGDRIGIYDQNTPAFVIATYGIWKAGGTVVPLNPMYRGELEHIFADSAVKGLVVSQAAYLDRVKDFTAGIPLVVLNDDRNFQTEGPDAIFAMFDTMPRFDELPAVEGRFEFAAAVADNLDTDFTPHSPEPSDLGLIAYTSGTSGRSKGAAATQANISSNSRYCLRNADFVPGDGFVSLAPLFHITGFICQFLAGVAGGARLILNYRFDPGSLIELCDQEKPTYMAGPATIYTAMLAHPNFSAEKFASFKSLMSGGAPLPEGLVNKFEDRANIYVGQGYGLSETCAQVATVPRGFKAPVDPDSGNLACGLPQADVMIRILDDDGQPVGPGEVGEVAISGPQVVSSYLNNPQATAEQIPNGELHTGDVGFMREDGWLFIVDRKKDMINASGFKVWPREVEDVLYTHPAVQEAAVVGIPDDYRGEDVAAFVTLQPGAEATAQEIMTFCREKLASYKAPHQVTFIDQLPKTSSGKILRRTIRADAVEAAQAARAAATATE, encoded by the coding sequence ATGACGAACAGTTGGTTCGACTCCCGGCCCTGGCTCACCACCTTGGGCGATGTGGTTCAGGAACCGCTCGTGCTGCCCGACTCCACTCCGCTGGCCGATCTGGCGGCCACCGTGGCAGCACATGGCGATGCCGAAGGAATCACCTACTACGGCTTCTCTCTCACCTGGGCTGAGTTCGACCGGTGGTCCACTGCCTTCGCCGCGTTCCTCACGCCTCAGGGCATCCAACGCGGCGACCGCATCGGCATCTATGACCAGAACACCCCGGCGTTCGTCATTGCGACCTATGGGATCTGGAAGGCCGGCGGCACTGTCGTCCCGCTGAACCCGATGTATCGCGGGGAGCTCGAACACATCTTCGCCGACTCCGCTGTCAAGGGACTCGTCGTCTCCCAGGCGGCCTACCTCGACCGCGTCAAGGATTTCACCGCCGGAATCCCCCTCGTCGTGCTCAACGACGACCGGAACTTCCAGACGGAGGGTCCCGACGCGATCTTCGCGATGTTCGACACGATGCCGCGCTTCGACGAGCTGCCCGCGGTCGAGGGACGATTCGAGTTCGCGGCCGCGGTCGCCGACAATCTCGATACCGATTTCACCCCGCACTCCCCCGAACCCTCCGACCTCGGGCTCATCGCCTACACCTCGGGAACCTCGGGGCGCTCCAAGGGAGCCGCAGCCACGCAGGCGAACATTTCGAGCAATTCCCGCTACTGTCTGCGCAACGCCGACTTCGTTCCCGGCGACGGCTTCGTCTCGCTCGCCCCGCTGTTCCACATCACCGGCTTCATCTGCCAATTCCTCGCAGGGGTTGCCGGAGGCGCCCGGCTCATCCTCAACTACCGGTTCGACCCGGGTTCCCTCATCGAACTGTGCGACCAGGAGAAACCGACGTATATGGCAGGACCCGCGACCATCTACACGGCGATGCTGGCACACCCGAATTTCAGCGCTGAGAAGTTCGCCTCGTTCAAGTCCCTCATGTCCGGTGGTGCACCCCTTCCGGAGGGCCTAGTCAACAAGTTCGAGGATCGCGCGAACATCTACGTCGGGCAGGGGTACGGACTGTCCGAAACCTGTGCACAGGTCGCCACCGTGCCCCGCGGTTTCAAAGCGCCGGTCGACCCGGACAGCGGCAACCTCGCGTGCGGTCTTCCCCAGGCAGACGTGATGATCCGCATCCTCGACGATGACGGTCAGCCGGTGGGGCCCGGCGAGGTCGGTGAGGTCGCGATCTCCGGACCGCAGGTCGTCTCAAGCTACCTCAACAATCCGCAGGCCACGGCCGAACAGATCCCGAACGGCGAATTGCACACCGGTGACGTCGGCTTCATGCGTGAGGACGGCTGGCTGTTCATCGTCGACCGGAAGAAGGACATGATCAATGCCTCCGGATTCAAGGTGTGGCCGCGTGAGGTCGAGGATGTTCTCTATACGCATCCGGCCGTGCAGGAAGCCGCCGTCGTCGGCATTCCCGACGACTATCGTGGGGAGGACGTCGCCGCGTTCGTCACTCTGCAGCCCGGCGCCGAGGCGACCGCCCAGGAGATCATGACCTTCTGCCGTGAGAAGCTCGCCTCCTACAAGGCACCGCATCAGGTGACGTTCATCGATCAGCTGCCCAAGACGAGTTCGGGCAAGATCCTCCGCCGAACCATCCGCGCCGATGCCGTCGAAGCCGCTCAAGCGGCACGCGCGGCGGCCACCGCCACGGAGTAG